The following is a genomic window from Phaseolus vulgaris cultivar G19833 chromosome 6, P. vulgaris v2.0, whole genome shotgun sequence.
AAGAGCCTTTGATTCTTCTTCCAGTTCCTTCAGGCTTGCTTCTTTAAACTGATAATCTTCACTGGTATTCCAGTCATTCCTATATTGATCACTGAACTTCAATCCACAAAGAGACTCTCTCTTGTGAAAGCAGCCACTTCCTATATACAAAGGACCACCACAACCGTCTGCACCAGGGAACTCCACCTATTTTTGCATAAGAAAATTAATTGTGCATACAAAGGGTGCATAACTAATTGATCATCATCAATAATAGCTTAAAATTAGGCTCTGCAGTAGTTTTATGTGAGATACATTTGtcttttgaaacaaaattgaatacaaataagaaaaaataagtaGTTGCTTTCACTAGAACAAAATTATATGTAGATGTTAAAACATAACATGACAGAATAAACGTcacttaaaactgttttaataaaagataatatcTTAATCAATCCACAAGATACTCACCTCAGATATTGCTAGTAGACTACTCCCATATAAATCATTCTTAGTGACATTCTCAAAAATCTGAGGGAACTGCACATAAGCAATTTTGTGAcctttttcttcatccatgaaAAAGCAGAGAGCGTCTCTCACAGACTGTGAATGGTTTGAGTACATGTCACAGTCTACATTTAGAACGATTTTCCCATTACTGATATTCGAAGACACCCTTAACTGCATGCATTCATACCaaagaattatataaatttacacAAGTATACAGATGAAAGATTGACCAAAATACATAAACTAACACCATGCAagaattgtatatattttataccAATGAATTCATAGCTCCAGCTTTGAAGTTGTGGAAGTATTGGGGTCTCTTCTCGCGAGCCAAATACACTAGAGTTGGTAAAAGGAATCCATCTACATCTTTTGAATTCTCAGGATCCCTTTTATGAACCAGTAtctattaagaaaaacaaaacttgAGCAATAAGGGGTGTGTGATGATGACAAATGTCAAAAGCTAATGCACTCAATTATTTGAACTCGTCATGGTTAAGAAATAAATTGATGTTAATTAACTTACTTCAAGAATTGTGCCATGATCACGTCGAGAAGAATATGAATCCCACTGAGAAAATCCCTTGTGCTTTAGACGTACTTCTTTGGGTACTTCACCAAACTTGGTTGCATCTTCAATATGTCTTTTCATTTCGTGGTACAATTTCTACATCATTAAATTTAGGGGACTATAACAGtaataccaaaaaaaaaaaaattatatcttattCATACAGCAAAAGTTTTCAGAAAATAAACTTCTTTTAAGAGATCAACCTATAAGAAACTAATCAAACTAATTCATATTGTGAATCAAACTCTGAAAATCATAACCATTAATGACTATGACTGTGGCCTCTTTAAATGGATCAATGATTCATGTTGAATTTTCACCTATGAAAATTTTGTGACTATTTCCTTCCtcgaaaattttaaataagtgaGATCTATGTATATTCAAGAAGAGAggaataaatacaaatattttacaatgtatgatcatataaaaattaaataagaccAGACACATAATCAATTGATTAGTGGTCACATTAAGGATGTCTAACTCAATTTGGTTCAAGAGTTTACATGACCTGTGACTTGAGATAAATACTTTATATCTGTATTAAATTGCTATGTATTAAATAATTGAGATGGAATACTCAACTAATTTTGTACCTTGATAGTTGTTAGCTCTTTGACTTGATCAGAATCACTAGAGTAACCTGATGAGTCTATACTCTTAAAATATGCAGCAGGTGACCTTGGCTCCACTTTGAATCTTTTGCTAAATGGAATCCAATATTTTGCAAAGTTTGATGCTTCCAATAGAGCATAGAACGTGATTTGAGATCCAGCATCATCAGAGAGATACACATTCAATTTCTCAGTTGGATAGTCATAAGACATAACAGATAGCACTGTATTAATCACCATCATTGGTGGCTCAATATCAGGGTCTGCTGTGCACACAAATATGTCCACTCCTGGCAACTTTTTCTCATATCTGTTCCAAAAAAACACACAAATTTTCCAATTGTGTTGCATATCAATGTAAAACTTTGCCATACCTATTACCCAGATAGATTTTAGTATATTTCAATGCAAGAAAGCTAAAAAGGTAAATGAGAGTAATATAGCATAACATTAATATATGGTTTATATGAAGTATATATATGAGCAAAAAAACGTTACCAAACATATTCTGTCTTTTCATTTTTGAACAACATATAAGTTCTAAGAATTGATGAGCCTTAAACCAATCCTTAAGTATAAATTCATCCATCTACTAACTGATCAATAGCACTGTTAGTTCATTCTTAACTCATAACTTGCTATCATCATAAGATAAACTCTCATGTTGATGTCACTAACAGTGAGTGGATCTAGATTGTTTAATTAGTTTGATCAACATAGAATCTCAACCagaaacatttataaaaatagaaagtgatggaaaataaataaaataaaagtaggTGGCACCTCTGAGTGAGTCTGTTTCTGAATGGTTGTCTGAACACAAGGTTCCATCTGAAGGCCTGAGTGAGAAGCCAGTAAAAGCCAAACCACAATTCAGCACCAAGCATACCAAGCCATGCCCATTTGCCATCTTCACCCTTTGAATCTATTATATGGCTAAATCTGTAAATCCATATGAAGCATATGCACACAGATAATGAAACTGCAAAGGACCTGTAGAGGAGTCTTCCTCTGCCCTTTTTTGTATCAAACAGTGGAGTTTGCTCAATGATTTCCATAACTCTGATGATTCTGTATCTCTTGTTCTACTCTTTGTTCTCCGTACTATATATGAATTGCATTGCACGTTTACACTGCATTCACACTTTACAACCATTGTCAATGAATTAAAATTTGGATGTTGAAAGTTGGTACATTATTGACTTGTTGTCGCGCGGGCCATATTTTTTAAGGATAAATTTGATGCAGGAGTCGAAGTGGCGGCTGGAATGACCATAAAATGAGCTTGCATCATCAAGAATGACCTGATCAATACTGAagaattaattttgatatttaatttagttttattcatgataattaaatattaaatacaagaTAGGACGTGTAGCTGAGATGTTAAAATCATCAGCACTAAGATATCATACGCATATCTAAACTATATAATCTTATTTAAATGAGAAAAGAATGGTAGTGGAATAAGAAAAAAGTGGATCTAGTTGAAAAAGAAAGTGGTTCCCACATGTAAATGGTTGGCACAGAGTGTGTATTGAAATGAGGAATTTCCGTAAACAAAAGCTGCATGCAAACAATATAGTAGTGCCAAAAGAGTCTCAAAGCTCAACATTAAAGCAGATGCAGTAACAGAACACGTTGGGAGCAAAGGTGAGGGATCTTGCTGGTGGCGACTGTTGTGGAAGGTGGAGGAGACTCGTGTCGGTGGAGAGAGTGACCGGAGATGATGATGGCAGAGGAGTAAGAAGAGGTTGGCGGCGGTTATGATGGTGATGGCGTTGTCGGAGTGGTGGCAGGTGAGAGAGTGATGGAAGTGAGGATGGTTGTGCTGGCGACGTGTGTCGTGTGTACGTGTTGACTGGATGTGTTTTGTTCGGCCAGGTGTTAAGATATCATCATCATTTTCCAACTCTGATGATACCTTCATACTGCATGCAATAAAAATACACttttaataaacaaataaattaacattttaattatgttcattttaattttaaatattataaattgttGTTGAATAGGATTATTTATTGTGTAcagttttaataaaaatattatatttaaaataaaaataaaaaataataataataatatatttgattatgaatataattaatttatcatTACTTTTACTCTCTTTTAATAGTTTAAGTGTATAATtctacaataataatataataatatttttaattaaaataatatatatatatatatatatatataattaaaacaataatttattagGTTGTGAAATAATGTGTTTTAATTTGTAGGGTGTTAAATCATCACcgccatttttttttcttgttatgaTTAAgccttaaatttatttatttatttaaaaaaaataataataaaaatataacatactgttttttattaaaaagaaacaaaaaaatattattcttctgatttcaaaatatttatcaaaacgattttattatttaaagatttttatatttaatttttctaaattttcatttttttgatttaatttatttgtaaaacattatttccatttttatttttcttaaattaattaaacacattttttaattttatttaatacagATTTTATTTATCGGATAAATTAAgtgttgaaaataatatattaattattaattatgttgTGGCAAAGTCAAATCACAGAACACGCAAATTGACTTGAGGAACTTATCAAATTTGGTGACAATCaccataaaatcattttttatatcCACAAGAACTCGAAAGAAAACACTTACATAGTTTTCttatttagaaataattttgaaCCGTGCATGTATTCAAAATTAGCAATGAATTTATATGGTCCATAATTTTTCATtggtttaatattatttttttctaatatttttaacaaattctTATATAGTctcaattttgtttaaataacttaatttgattattttataattatagagTGATCCATGACACGGTATGTGATAAGTTGAGGTGAATATTGTGTGACTTCAGTTATTTTTTGAGTTGGAAAgtacattatttttttgaagATTGAAGACAAAAAAAACATAGTAAGGTTTTTCTTGGTCCAATGTTTATGAGATTTGGAGACAGGATTATTGTAGTTTATTGGTGTTAACAAAAGTGATTACTACACTACAATTGTAGTTTTGACCTTGATTTGTTCAGTTGCGATTTTTCATCTAGTTCCTAAAAGTGAGAGTTAATATTGTCATATTTGGTTTATGATTTTACGGTggaattaaaatattgttttgttttgttttagttGTTTTATACACTTAATtatatagtgttttttttttaaattttattgcaCTTTGTAATTTATCAGGTTTAGGGTCTCACCACAAGTAAATGTTTGCTTCATGCGATCCACCGTTTCTTTGCACATGTGAACCAATCCATAGTGACTCCTTTAAGAGATGTTGAAAACATTAGacatataaattatttcatttttcattgtGTACAAGGTGTTATGGTACCTATCAATATGAGGTTTTTCTAATTTATTGGGATTAATGTTttggaaatttttattttaaaaataatatattttattttattttatttaagataattcatatatatatatatatatatatatatatatatatatatatatatatatataatgcaaGAATGAGTAGAACATTGTTTCCCAAAAATACCTTTTCGAGACAACCAAACGAAGAATATGCGAAGCTATGCTATTGAGCATAGCTCAATCTGAAGATATGCTTGGCTGTTATTAATGAGGATAACTGAATATGTTATTGagctttttttttatgtgaggttgtttgaatatatatttattttttgtttttacataCTTCATCGAGGTGCACGAAAAAAATCATGGAAGTGCAAAAAGCAATTATCTTTTGTAAATATCTTAAAGTCCATATCATGAATTGGGCTTACTAATCAACCCACGTGTTGACCCACGACTTTAGACGTTGAATTAAGGTGTAATATGTGAATACTTCAAAACAAAGTCATTCTCAAGATATATTAAAATGTACTATTATTGATCTTAAAAAAAAGCCTTGAGTCTCGTGTACGAGAATTCAGCACAGACAATTCCAATAAACACTAATAACCTCATTCattgtataaaaataaagatatattgagaatctattttttatatataattatattacaatttttaatattatttaattataaatttttctttattatatatatttatatctaaatcaatcatattaaaattatatacaacTCTTATAGTTGTGAAATTAtcatttcatgtaaaaacatTTTACATCATGAAAATATACTTTTTGTTCTTCACTTGTTTTTGGAGTGGTACTTAGAGACAAAAGCAATAGGAAAATGAATAAGCATAATAACAAAATCATGGGACATAGTAATTAATTTTGGAGGGCATGGTGATGATGATAAGGAGATGGAGGAAagaaacaacaataataaaggAAGTGTGAATAGAGTTTAGGATTGAAGGTCCTCTAAAATCCAATTGTAGGTCAAAATGGCACTATCCAAACCCCACAAATAGCTTCATCAAAGATCAGAAAGCGATGTATGAATACTATAATATCATGTTATCATGCAAAGGTTTCACCTTTCGGCACCCAAAGAACCCTAATTCAAAAAGAATACAAAACAAAATGCTTGCAAGTACTTCACCAACAACTACCCAATAACCCTAACATTAAGATATCACATGTCACACACAAATGAGCTATTCAggttaaaagaaattaaacttATGAGATTAACATGTGTAAGAATTTGCGGCTTTATTTCATCCATTTTCTtgtactttttttctttctttcttttttactttaatCTATTTTCTCTCAATTATTGGAGACAAACTCAGAAAAACaaggaatgaaaaaaaaagatatttattttttgcctTTTTGCTGTCTAAAACATTTCTTTCTCTCACCATCTCTTTCGTTTTTCCTATTGGGGTCATCGTCGTCACCTTAGGGTGTTTTCTTGGACGGTGCCACCGGTGACGTGGCGAACCCTCGAGCCTTGTCACAAGGACAAAAGAGTCATTTCGCCAAAAAGGAAGAAGGGTACAACGCTCTGAAACGAGAAGGGAGAGAGTCTTAAAATACGAACGGGTGCACGCGATTCCGCACTCTCATCTCTTTGAACTTGACTACAGCTGAAACAAAAAATTTGTCTCGAACAGCTTTCGGATTTTTCAAACCCACccatcactttctctctctaatacttttcactttctctctctggAGAGATTCAATATCGGAGCTTGTCAAAATTTTCAGAGTCAGCTTTGTGAAGAGGCCGTGAAGGGTGAGgttttatttcttctcttttgcttttttttttgcgAATTTCGTTTGGGATTTA
Proteins encoded in this region:
- the LOC137831368 gene encoding cellulose synthase-like protein E1 isoform X1; this translates as MVVKCECSVNVQCNSYIVRRTKSRTRDTESSELWKSLSKLHCLIQKRAEEDSSTDSKGEDGKWAWLGMLGAELWFGFYWLLTQAFRWNLVFRQPFRNRLTQRYEKKLPGVDIFVCTADPDIEPPMMVINTVLSVMSYDYPTEKLNVYLSDDAGSQITFYALLEASNFAKYWIPFSKRFKVEPRSPAAYFKSIDSSGYSSDSDQVKELTTIKKLYHEMKRHIEDATKFGEVPKEVRLKHKGFSQWDSYSSRRDHGTILEILVHKRDPENSKDVDGFLLPTLVYLAREKRPQYFHNFKAGAMNSLLRVSSNISNGKIVLNVDCDMYSNHSQSVRDALCFFMDEEKGHKIAYVQFPQIFENVTKNDLYGSSLLAISEVEFPGADGCGGPLYIGSGCFHKRESLCGLKFSDQYRNDWNTSEDYQFKEASLKELEEESKALASCTYEENTLWGKEMGLRYGCPVEDVITGLAIQCQGWKSVYYNPPRKAFLGLAPTTLPQTLVQHKRWSEGDLQILLSKYSPAWYGFGRISLAQQMGYSVYCLWAPNCFATLYYSIIPSLYLLKGIPLFPKMSSPWFIPFAYIIVGEGTYSLLEFFFCGGTFQGWWNDQRIWLYKRTSSYLFACIDTILKHFGFSDSTFIITTKVTEEEASKRHEKEIMEFGTSSPMLTLLATFALLNLFCFLSVLKDAALREGGFEICETMALQFLLCGFLVIINLPIYQGLFLRKDNGRLPGSVAIKSILLALCVFISFSLYLDWEGGICGYRTK
- the LOC137831368 gene encoding cellulose synthase-like protein E1 isoform X2, whose amino-acid sequence is MEIIEQTPLFDTKKGRGRLLYRSFAVSLSVCICFIWIYRFSHIIDSKGEDGKWAWLGMLGAELWFGFYWLLTQAFRWNLVFRQPFRNRLTQRYEKKLPGVDIFVCTADPDIEPPMMVINTVLSVMSYDYPTEKLNVYLSDDAGSQITFYALLEASNFAKYWIPFSKRFKVEPRSPAAYFKSIDSSGYSSDSDQVKELTTIKKLYHEMKRHIEDATKFGEVPKEVRLKHKGFSQWDSYSSRRDHGTILEILVHKRDPENSKDVDGFLLPTLVYLAREKRPQYFHNFKAGAMNSLLRVSSNISNGKIVLNVDCDMYSNHSQSVRDALCFFMDEEKGHKIAYVQFPQIFENVTKNDLYGSSLLAISEVEFPGADGCGGPLYIGSGCFHKRESLCGLKFSDQYRNDWNTSEDYQFKEASLKELEEESKALASCTYEENTLWGKEMGLRYGCPVEDVITGLAIQCQGWKSVYYNPPRKAFLGLAPTTLPQTLVQHKRWSEGDLQILLSKYSPAWYGFGRISLAQQMGYSVYCLWAPNCFATLYYSIIPSLYLLKGIPLFPKMSSPWFIPFAYIIVGEGTYSLLEFFFCGGTFQGWWNDQRIWLYKRTSSYLFACIDTILKHFGFSDSTFIITTKVTEEEASKRHEKEIMEFGTSSPMLTLLATFALLNLFCFLSVLKDAALREGGFEICETMALQFLLCGFLVIINLPIYQGLFLRKDNGRLPGSVAIKSILLALCVFISFSLYLDWEGGICGYRTK